Proteins encoded in a region of the Mesoaciditoga lauensis cd-1655R = DSM 25116 genome:
- a CDS encoding carbohydrate kinase family protein — MNRIKIAVVGENLVDIFKMNDKFEAHPGGSPLNIAVGLARLGANVSYITKFSNDFFGAMLKDVLKSEKIDISNCPVDDQLHTTLAFVFIGKDKVPNFEVWNQCTADSSITWNDLSKIELREFSAVHFGSILLATPAAEAVLEFVKRSKNVGIFISFDPNYRSKVALDEKAYVKNLLKGWELANVVKCSLEDAKAIFGVSNFEDAVKAIKKIKIPTVITMGEKGSYVVNNKLTHIPVYPTTVVDTTGCGDAFAAGMIYALSKRAFSIENDELTEAAKVGSVTAAFAAQKIGAISSFAYVDSIEKILKGTS, encoded by the coding sequence GTGAACAGAATAAAGATCGCAGTTGTAGGGGAAAATCTTGTGGACATTTTTAAAATGAATGATAAATTCGAAGCACATCCGGGGGGGTCGCCTTTAAACATTGCGGTGGGTCTTGCAAGATTAGGAGCAAACGTGAGTTATATCACGAAGTTTTCAAACGATTTCTTTGGAGCGATGCTAAAAGACGTTTTGAAATCTGAGAAGATCGATATCTCAAACTGTCCTGTAGACGATCAACTGCATACGACATTGGCATTTGTCTTCATAGGTAAGGACAAAGTCCCAAATTTTGAGGTATGGAATCAATGTACAGCGGACAGTTCTATAACCTGGAACGATTTGTCAAAAATAGAATTGAGAGAATTCAGCGCTGTTCATTTCGGTTCAATTCTGCTGGCGACACCGGCAGCAGAAGCTGTTTTGGAATTTGTGAAAAGATCAAAAAACGTTGGAATTTTCATAAGTTTCGATCCGAACTATCGTTCAAAAGTCGCCCTTGATGAAAAAGCGTATGTCAAAAATCTTCTAAAAGGATGGGAATTGGCAAACGTGGTAAAATGTAGTTTGGAAGATGCAAAGGCCATATTCGGTGTGTCGAATTTTGAAGATGCTGTAAAAGCCATAAAAAAAATTAAAATTCCAACCGTTATCACAATGGGAGAAAAAGGATCTTATGTTGTAAACAACAAGTTGACGCATATTCCCGTTTATCCAACAACGGTGGTTGATACAACAGGATGTGGCGATGCTTTTGCAGCAGGAATGATTTACGCTCTTTCAAAACGCGCTTTTTCCATTGAGAACGATGAATTGACAGAGGCTGCCAAAGTTGGCAGTGTAACAGCTGCATTTGCGGCCCAAAAAATTGGAGCCATTTCTTCGTTTGCCTATGTTGACAGCATCGAAAAAATTTTGAAAGGGACGAGTTAA